In Acidobacteriota bacterium, the following proteins share a genomic window:
- a CDS encoding 50S ribosomal protein L32, which translates to MANPKRRHSKARTAKRRAHDALEPVVLSTCPQCHEPQVPHRVCPHCGYYKGRQVKAIKEA; encoded by the coding sequence ATGGCGAATCCAAAGCGGCGGCATTCGAAGGCCCGCACGGCCAAGCGACGTGCACACGATGCTCTCGAACCCGTCGTCTTGAGCACGTGCCCGCAGTGTCACGAGCCTCAGGTGCCGCATCGGGTCTGCCCGCACTGCGGCTACTACAAGGGACGCCAGGTCAAGGCGATCAAGGAAGCCTAG
- a CDS encoding deoxyguanosinetriphosphate triphosphohydrolase encodes MAEPGSDDSLRRQLEARERATLGPAAALSSRSRGRLRPEPDDPIRPVFQRDRDRIVHSKAFRRLKHKTQVFLAPTGDHYRTRLTHTLEVSQIARTIAKVLRLNEELTEAIALGHDLGHAPFGHAGERVLTRLFPGGFNHYEQSLRVVDVLEQNGAGLNLTWEVRDGISRHSKGRHGAPVGVEPALRAATLEGQVARVADLIAYVNHDIDDAVRAGILRVEALPAAPIAALGATSSERIGCLVADVVRETLAREGEPEVAMSAEVLQATLDLRAFLHAEVYENDAAVAEFAKACGILEGLWEKVRERPARFLDARTVERDGLDVAAKDFLAGMTDRFAIGLFEQIFVPRPWSRGGVDAEPGRADVI; translated from the coding sequence ATGGCGGAGCCCGGTTCCGACGACTCGCTTCGCCGGCAGCTCGAAGCGCGCGAGCGAGCCACGTTGGGGCCTGCCGCCGCACTCAGCAGTCGCAGCCGCGGCCGCCTGCGGCCCGAGCCGGATGATCCGATCCGGCCGGTGTTCCAGCGGGACCGCGACCGGATCGTCCACTCCAAGGCGTTCCGTCGTCTCAAGCACAAGACGCAGGTGTTCCTGGCGCCGACCGGCGATCACTACCGGACCCGCCTGACGCACACCCTCGAGGTGTCGCAAATCGCCCGGACCATCGCCAAGGTGCTGCGGCTCAACGAGGAGCTGACCGAGGCCATTGCGCTGGGCCACGACCTCGGGCACGCGCCGTTCGGGCACGCCGGCGAGCGCGTTCTGACCCGCCTGTTTCCGGGCGGCTTCAACCACTACGAGCAGAGCCTGCGCGTCGTCGACGTCCTCGAGCAGAACGGCGCGGGGCTCAATCTGACCTGGGAGGTGCGCGACGGGATCAGCAGGCATTCCAAGGGCAGGCATGGAGCTCCGGTCGGCGTCGAGCCTGCCCTGCGCGCCGCGACCCTGGAGGGGCAGGTCGCCCGGGTGGCGGACCTGATCGCCTACGTCAACCACGACATCGACGACGCGGTGCGGGCCGGCATACTGCGGGTCGAGGCCCTGCCGGCCGCACCGATCGCCGCGCTCGGCGCGACGTCCTCCGAGCGGATCGGCTGCCTCGTGGCGGACGTCGTGCGCGAGACCCTCGCGCGGGAGGGCGAGCCGGAAGTGGCGATGAGCGCCGAGGTGCTGCAGGCGACGCTCGACCTGCGGGCGTTCCTGCACGCCGAGGTATACGAGAACGACGCAGCGGTCGCCGAGTTCGCCAAGGCGTGCGGGATTCTCGAAGGCTTGTGGGAGAAGGTGCGGGAGAGGCCGGCGCGCTTCCTCGATGCCCGGACGGTGGAGCGCGACGGTCTGGACGTCGCGGCGAAGGACTTCCTCGCGGGGATGACGGATCGCTTTGCGATCGGGCTGTTCGAGCAGATCTTCGTGCCGCGGCCCTGGAGTCGGGGCGGGGTCGACGCCGAGCCGGGTAGAGCCGATGTGATATAG
- the hfq gene encoding RNA chaperone Hfq: MSTPADRQSASNLQDVFLNGARRERLRVTVRLMDGTEVCGRIKSFDRYALLVEHDESDVLLFKHAVATIRPRASAGPDPAAGG; this comes from the coding sequence ATGTCGACCCCCGCTGATCGTCAGTCCGCATCGAACCTGCAGGACGTCTTTCTGAACGGCGCTCGGCGCGAACGGTTGCGCGTGACGGTGCGCCTGATGGACGGCACCGAGGTGTGCGGCCGCATCAAGAGCTTCGATCGCTACGCGCTGCTCGTGGAGCACGATGAATCGGACGTGCTGCTCTTCAAGCACGCGGTGGCGACCATCCGGCCTCGCGCCAGCGCCGGTCCGGACCCCGCCGCGGGGGGCTGA
- a CDS encoding DUF177 domain-containing protein translates to MSMRLDLREVRGPAHRVDRSFPASAFGPEEAFAVASPVELRLNVRKDGDKFSLRGRLVTTVRRDCCRCLEPFDVATELDIDVRYLPQQVNTGEGEHEISDDDLSIAFYRDDEIDLGGLVREQLHLAAPMKPLCDDACRGLCPVCGANRNDETCGCDTAWHDPRFAALRSLVRTPAGPGPQRKG, encoded by the coding sequence GTGTCCATGCGCTTGGACCTGCGTGAAGTTCGCGGTCCCGCGCACCGGGTCGATCGCAGCTTTCCCGCCTCGGCGTTCGGTCCGGAAGAGGCGTTCGCGGTCGCGTCGCCGGTCGAGCTGAGGTTGAACGTCCGGAAGGACGGCGACAAGTTCAGTCTGCGGGGGCGGCTCGTCACCACGGTGCGGCGCGACTGCTGCCGATGCCTGGAGCCGTTCGACGTGGCGACGGAGTTGGACATCGACGTGCGCTATCTGCCGCAACAGGTCAATACGGGCGAAGGCGAGCACGAGATCTCCGACGACGATCTGTCGATCGCCTTCTATCGCGACGACGAGATCGATCTCGGCGGCCTCGTGCGGGAGCAGTTGCATCTGGCGGCCCCGATGAAGCCGCTGTGCGACGACGCGTGCCGCGGCTTGTGCCCGGTCTGCGGCGCCAATCGGAATGACGAGACCTGCGGCTGCGACACCGCGTGGCACGATCCGCGCTTCGCCGCCCTGCGGTCGCTCGTGCGCACCCCCGCCGGGCCGGGGCCGCAGCGAAAGGGTTGA